CAGGTTCGCCACTGTTCCGTGAACTGACCCTACGAAAGTGATAACACCGCCGAGGTGGCGCTCAGTGATAAGCCGCTTCACCTTCTGAAACCTGCCGGCATCATTTCGGTAAAAGTCACCGGTATACCTCACCATGAACATCTGTCCGACTTTCTCTTCCAAGGATAGATCTGCCAGCTTTAACGGCGCCAGATCTTCCGGTCCCATCGATGGCATTTGGGCACAGCCGGTCATATAACCGGCCATCAGGATTACGACACCGTGGAGAATCTTACCCTTCCACATAAATTCTCCTTGTTCGCCCCCCGATGGCGGTCATCAGCACGTAGGTGGTAAGGTCAGTCTTCTGGGCGATCTCCTCCAGTGGGATTCGATTCTTGCCGTCGTCCCCGAAAATGAGTACATGGTCGCCCATTGCCGGTTTATCATCGCCAAAGTTGACCATGAACTGATCCATGCAGACACGCCCCGCTATGCGATAGTTACTCCCTTTGTATCCGACATAACCTTCCCTGAACCAGTTACGCGGCATTCCATCAGCGAAACCTGTCTGTACCACAGCAATGTAAGCGTCACTGTCGGGGGCGTACACAGATCCATAACTGACAGGCGTGCCGGCCTGCACACGCTTGAGCTGCACGACGGGTCCCGTAAAGTTCATGGCAGGCTCGAGATCAATCGATTCAGAGGTCTCATCGGATGGATAGGCACCGTAGAGAATCATCCCGACACGCACCAGGTTGAAGTACGATTGGTGCATATCCAGCACACTGCCGCTGTTGGAAATATGGCAATACTTAAGATCGAGGCCGATTTCTTCGGCGAGGCCCACAGTTTGCGCGAATCGCTCTGTCTGAAGGTCAGCATAGCTCTTATCGCCTTCATCGGAGGTAGCATAGTGGGAATAGATCCCTTCCAGATGTATTTCAGGATGGTTCTTCAGCTCGTCCAGTATCTTCTCCACCTCGTCCATCAAGACACCGAGGCGCGTCATACCTGTATCTACCTTAAGGTGAACTTTGGGACACGCCCCTTTTTCCGCTGCAAAATCTGAGAGCATTTTTATCTGATCATGCCATGACATATTCACGGTTATATTATTTTCCACAGCTAATTCGAGAACATCTCCGTTCAGACATTCGAAGGTCAGGATTTCCCCTCCGATACCTGCTCTCCTGAGCTCCAGCGCCTCGCCCATGGTGAAGACGCCGAAGAAATCAGCGCCGGCTTCTTCCAGCGCCTGAGTCACCGG
The Candidatus Neomarinimicrobiota bacterium genome window above contains:
- the alr gene encoding alanine racemase, which produces MYSPVAEVHLDRLIRNYEKVNARVGDAQVMPVVKADGYGHGAVPVTQALEEAGADFFGVFTMGEALELRRAGIGGEILTFECLNGDVLELAVENNITVNMSWHDQIKMLSDFAAEKGACPKVHLKVDTGMTRLGVLMDEVEKILDELKNHPEIHLEGIYSHYATSDEGDKSYADLQTERFAQTVGLAEEIGLDLKYCHISNSGSVLDMHQSYFNLVRVGMILYGAYPSDETSESIDLEPAMNFTGPVVQLKRVQAGTPVSYGSVYAPDSDAYIAVVQTGFADGMPRNWFREGYVGYKGSNYRIAGRVCMDQFMVNFGDDKPAMGDHVLIFGDDGKNRIPLEEIAQKTDLTTYVLMTAIGGRTRRIYVEG